The following coding sequences lie in one Musa acuminata AAA Group cultivar baxijiao chromosome BXJ3-1, Cavendish_Baxijiao_AAA, whole genome shotgun sequence genomic window:
- the LOC135629506 gene encoding zinc finger CCCH domain-containing protein 13-like: MIGRKLYKTKLCILFQRGRCPRQNCNFAHGEAELRRFGGSFHGRRDHRSGDLRDKLDRRHSPHRRLSPDRDARGYHTFRYQKPISRDRGYSLSRSPVRKSERRHRKKQHTDGESDVSDSFKGSDGPEDRKKEDKTSSYDEKDGLEEQLKQLQLDIEMLDDHKSQLVIFLEEKVDEAHKLSSRIADLESQLSKEQEDCRRTTSKIKKFIKAHGRYMKAQEELKRSQTRLQKIGDQLGSDTLKSNANEDDPSINVVSDGEPNDDGKTSPRNDDILSNALSNKKRSLGYLAASEEVKIGISRKRERDSEVVYKSEKLPRSEGPVPLSEMISKGTETMKTILTRNKSLVEDYKHKQGRSASSSIASLDKGKGSEVKHSLPSTGMAANAADEFIEAVEIDDKPEAIDATTVFDYGDVDYGTKSSYIPPAPPPVTQNTYKQYEGDDEEVDVEKVDSEMLDIDLNSEVEIEQV, from the exons ATGATAGGGAGGAAGCTTTACAAGACGAAGCTCTGTATATTGTTCCAGAGGGGCCGGTGCCCTCGCCAGAACTGCAACTTCGCTCATGGCGAGGCGGAGCTCCGCCGTTTCGGTGGATCTTTTCATG GTCGACGGGATCATAGAAGTGGAGACTTGAGAGATAAACTTGACAGAAGGCATTCTCCTCATAGGAGGCTTTCCCCTGATAGAGATGCAAGAGGTTATCATACTTTTCGTTATCAAAAGCCAATCTCCCGTGACAGAG GCTATAGCCTTTCAAGGTCTCCTGTCAGGAAGAG TGAGAGAAGGCATAGGAAGAAGCAGCACACTGATGGAGAAAGTGATGTTTCTGACAGCTTTAAAGGTTCTGATGGTCCTGAAGATAGGAAAAAAGAAGACAAGACTTCATCTTATGATGAGAAAGATGGCCTTGAAGAGCAG ttaaagcaacttcAATTGGATATTGAGATGCTTGATGATCACAAATCCCAACTTGTG ATCTTTCTGGAGGAGAAGGTTGATGAAGCACACAAGCTTTCTAGTCGAATAGCAGATCTTGAATCACAACTTAGTAAAGAGCAAGAAGATTGTAGAAG GACcacttcaaaaattaaaaaattcattaaagctCATGGACGGTATATGAAAGCACAGGAGGAGTTAAAAAG GTCACAAACTCGTCTGCAGAAGATTGGTGATCAGCTTGGTTCAGATACCTTAAAATCTAATGCCAATGAAGATGATCCAAGCATAAATGTTGTCAGCGATGGAGAGCCTAATGATGATGGTAAAACAAGTCCAAGGAATGATGACATTCTGAGTAATGCTTTGTCAAACAAGAAGAGATCACTTGGATATCTGGCTGCAAGCGAGGAAGTAAAAATTG GGATTTCACGTAAAAGAGAGAGAGACTCAGAGGTAGTATATAAATCTGAGAAGCTTCCAAGGTCTGAAGGACCTGTCCCGCTGTCAGAAATGATCAGTAAAGGTACTGAGACAATGAAAACAATCCTGACCAGGAATAAGTCATTGGTAGAGGATTACAAGCACAAACAAGGAAGAAGTGCTTCTTCTAGCATTGCTTCTTTGGATAAG GGAAAGGGTTCTGAAGTGAAACACTCCTTGCCTTCGACTGGTATGGCTGCTAATGCTGCAGATGAATTCATAGAGGCAGTTGAAATTGATGATAAGCCTGAAGCTATAGATGCTACTACGGTCTTTGATTATGGTGATGTTGATTATGGGACGAAGTCCTCTTATATTCCTCCTGCACCTCCTccggtcactcaaaacacatacaaGCAG TACGAGGGTGATGACGAGGAAGTGGATGTGGAAAAGGTGGACTCTGAGATGTTAGATATTGACCTCAACAGTGAGGTGGAAATCGAGCAGGTATGA